One segment of Clostridium ljungdahlii DSM 13528 DNA contains the following:
- a CDS encoding GH25 family lysozyme, with the protein MKIMNGIDVYEGDNISDWNVIKNTDGISVVIQKATQGLSRVDSLLNYRYQRIKQAGLKLGFYHYANGNDPIAEAKHFLKTISGLESDTVLWLDIEGEENWSRSNAINFANAFIKYVQSQGRKIGVYSGYAFYKDYLAGNILDVPLWIASYGRQPSLYPDDASWQYSETGKLNGAVGYVDLNYFIEDIFTGNVSPVKPNTLVQQIKALQYNLNLDYSAKLAVDGIAGNETMAALKGIQNIIAKGHKSHVVLWIQQKLEQYGYLKKNSYTPMVYDEATFQAVTNLQKNWRKATDGILGPDTWSIFLNN; encoded by the coding sequence ATGAAGATAATGAATGGAATAGACGTATATGAAGGAGATAATATTTCAGATTGGAATGTTATTAAAAATACAGATGGTATTTCTGTAGTAATTCAAAAAGCAACACAAGGTCTATCTCGTGTAGATAGTTTATTAAATTATAGATATCAAAGAATTAAACAGGCAGGACTTAAATTGGGATTTTATCATTACGCAAATGGTAATGATCCAATAGCGGAAGCAAAGCACTTTCTAAAAACTATCTCAGGATTGGAAAGTGACACTGTTCTGTGGCTGGATATAGAGGGAGAGGAAAATTGGAGTAGGAGCAATGCTATTAATTTTGCAAATGCATTTATCAAATATGTACAGTCACAAGGCCGTAAGATAGGAGTATATTCTGGATATGCATTTTATAAAGATTACCTGGCAGGTAATATTTTAGATGTTCCACTTTGGATTGCAAGTTATGGCAGGCAGCCTTCCCTATATCCAGATGATGCTTCATGGCAGTATTCAGAAACCGGGAAATTAAACGGAGCTGTGGGATATGTAGACTTAAATTATTTTATAGAAGATATATTTACTGGAAATGTATCACCTGTTAAGCCAAATACTCTTGTACAGCAGATAAAAGCACTTCAGTATAACCTGAATTTAGATTATAGTGCAAAACTAGCTGTAGATGGGATTGCAGGGAATGAGACTATGGCAGCATTAAAAGGAATCCAGAACATTATTGCTAAGGGTCATAAATCTCATGTAGTGCTGTGGATACAACAGAAACTTGAACAATATGGCTATTTAAAGAAAAATTCCTATACTCCTATGGTTTACGATGAAGCCACTTTTCAAGCTGTAACTAATCTCCAGAAGAATTGGAGAAAAGCTACAGATGGTATTTTAGGTCCAGACACATGGAGTATATTTTTGAATAACTAA